GATCGCCGAAGCACATCGAGAGGTAGCCGCGGACCGCGATCCCGGCTTCGACGGCCCGCGTCACGACCGGACGGAACATCGCCATGGCCTCGTCCGCCGAGCGGTTGAGGTTGCGCCGGGCGAAGGTCTCGGTGGCGCTGGCGAACACCGCGATGTCGGTGGCGTGATGGGCGAGCGCGCGGTCCAGGCCGCGCTCGTTGGGCACCAGAACCGGCAGCCGCAGGCCCGGGTGGCGCTCGGGCAGGCCGGCGAGCCGGGGCATCAGCTCCTCGGCGTCGGCCAGCTGCGGTACCCATTTCGGGTGAACGAAGCTGGTGGCCTCGACGGTGCGCAGGCCGGCCGCCGCGAGCCGGGCGATGAACTCGGCCTTGACCTCGACCGGCACCAGGGAGCTCTCGTTCTGCAGCCCGTCGCGCGGCCCGACCTCGTGGATCCGGACCTCCTCGGGCAGGCCGGGGGCGCGGACCGGGTCGGGCAGGCCCAGGTCGAGGGCGTCGGGCTCGCGGGCGGTCACGACCGCACCTCCGCGGGCTCGGCGGGAGCGGCGTCCGGTTCGGCCGGGGCGTCCCCGGCCGTGGCTTCCTCCGCCGGGGCGACCACGACCAGCAGGTCCTCCATCGCGACGGTGGCGCCCGCGGTGACCCGCAGTTCGGCCACCACGCCGTCGTGCGGCGCGGCGATCACGTGTTCCATCTTCATGGCCTCCAGCACGAGCAGGGGCTGGCCCTTGCGGACGGTCTCGCCGGCCGTGGTCTTGACGACCGTGACGGTGCCGGGCATCGGGGCGGTCAGGGCGCCGTGGTGCGCGCCGGCCCCGGCGGCGCTCTCGACGGCCGGGTCGTAGCCGTGCAGGGGCCAGGCGTCGCCCTCGACGCCGAGCCAGGTCACCGGGCCGGCGGCGAGGCCGGGGGTGGTGTCGGTGGCCAGCGAGAACGTGGTCTGCAGGCCGTCGACGGTCAGGTGCAGCCGGTCGCCCGCCAGGGTCGCGCGGGCGCGGTGCACCGCTCCGCCGTCGAGCCGGAGCTCCACCTCGCGGGTGAGCCCGACGGGATTGTCAGTGGCATCGGCTACGTTGCCGGCAGTGATCGAACGGATGCGCACCGAGACCGGGTCCTGGCCGGGGGTACGGAGTCGGTGGGTCGTCCAGGCGGGGGTGCCGCCCAGGCGCCAGCCGGAGGGAAGGGAGAAGGGGTCGGTCCAGTCGCCGGGGGCGGCGGCCGGGGTGAGTTCCAGGTGCCGTGCCAGCGCGGCCGCAAAGTAGAGGAGGTGGGAGGGCGACGGCGGTTCGGTCGCCGCGGCGTCGGTTCCGTCC
The genomic region above belongs to Streptomyces sp. 1331.2 and contains:
- a CDS encoding hydroxymethylglutaryl-CoA lyase, with the translated sequence MTAREPDALDLGLPDPVRAPGLPEEVRIHEVGPRDGLQNESSLVPVEVKAEFIARLAAAGLRTVEATSFVHPKWVPQLADAEELMPRLAGLPERHPGLRLPVLVPNERGLDRALAHHATDIAVFASATETFARRNLNRSADEAMAMFRPVVTRAVEAGIAVRGYLSMCFGDPWEGPVPVDQVVRFGVQLLEMGCSELSLGDTIGVATPGQVSALLTGFASAGVPADRLAVHFHDTYGQALSNTLAALREGVTTVDASAGGLGGCPYAKSATGNLATEDLVWMLHGLGIHTGVDLRALVATSGWMAARLGRPSPSRTVQALLGADRG